The segment TTATTAACACACAAAAACAACGCTACCTTATATACATTAAATGTTTGATTGAAAACTATGTTTCAGTTTTACAGCGAATCTCTCAACGTCAACGAAAAAGGCACTTCCTCATGTTTTCGTTCATTACTCAACACAGCCTGCGCCGCCATTTCTCCCATCTTTTTAAAATCGGTTGAAATAGTAGTAATGCCGTTTAAGATAAAACGTTTCCAGGGAGTTTCATTGTAAGAGATAATACCGATGTCTTTTCCAACTTTCAATTTTGTTTCCTGTATTTTTTCGAGTAATACAACGAGGTCGTCTTCCATGAGGTTGATATAAGCTTCACCTTTGCGGATGGGTTCGGCAGCAATTTCATGAACAACTTTGTAAGCAAAAGCATATTCAGTGCAAAAACGTTCAAAGCCTTCCAATATCTCATTCGGGAAATAAGTGTAAGAGGGGAACACAATTTTCAAGGTCTGGTAATTACTCAACTGCGGCAGAGCTGTTTTTAGTGCATTGAAAATATCTTTTTCAAAATTTTCGTACACCGCACCGTATTCACCTTTAATACCGGGGATAATTTTATCGAGCAGAATTAATGCGCCTTCATCTATTTCATTGATCACTTCATATGCATTTTCACCACCTTCGAGGAAATGAGGGATGATAACATAATGCGTATATCCTTTCTTACGGCTTTGCATCAGCTTTTTAAATAAAGCATAGTCATTATTATAAATGTAGAAGTCAATGGCCGCCTGGTCGCCAATGGTTGCCACAAATGAATCATAAATGATTTTCTTGTGCGCACTTAATTTATTAAAGAGCAAAAATACCCTGATATCCTGCCGGATGTCTGTCTTCGCAATAAAATAACCCTTCCCCGGTACTGAACCAACCACACCTAATTGTTTCAATTGGCGGTACGCCTTTTCGGCTGTGTCACGGGCAATGCTCAATTCAAAACTGAGATCGTTGATGGAGGGCAGGAGATAATCTTTACCGATACTGCCCATTTCAACAGCCTTGAGAATGGAATTCACAATCTGCACATACTTGGGAGTGATCGACTGTTCATCAATAAGGATATGGCGGTATATGTTATCAGACATAATCAATTTGTACAGGTGGGTTTAAAGCATAATCGTCCGATAAAATTAATGGTTCTGCAGCTATTATGCGGTAGTTAAACAGATTGCTTGCTACTCAGGATAGTACATGACGGGATTTCTCAACAACCGTTTTACTTTTATCTTCAGATGTTTGCTATATAAACTATTACAATGCAGGTATTACTCGGCGTTATTTTTCATTTCATAGGCGGTTTCGCATCAGGCAGTTTTTATATTCCTTATAAAAAGGTAAAAGGTTGGCATTGGGAGAGTTACTGGATTATTGGTGGTTTATTCTCCTGGCTCATTGTTCCACCTGTAGCTGCTTATCTAACCATTCCCGGTTTTGCAGAAATAATTCAAGGTGCAGCCTTCCCGGCTTTGTGTGCCACATTCATTTTTGGCGTGTTGTGGGGAATTGGCGGCTTAACCTATGGA is part of the Lacibacter sediminis genome and harbors:
- a CDS encoding substrate-binding domain-containing protein is translated as MSDNIYRHILIDEQSITPKYVQIVNSILKAVEMGSIGKDYLLPSINDLSFELSIARDTAEKAYRQLKQLGVVGSVPGKGYFIAKTDIRQDIRVFLLFNKLSAHKKIIYDSFVATIGDQAAIDFYIYNNDYALFKKLMQSRKKGYTHYVIIPHFLEGGENAYEVINEIDEGALILLDKIIPGIKGEYGAVYENFEKDIFNALKTALPQLSNYQTLKIVFPSYTYFPNEILEGFERFCTEYAFAYKVVHEIAAEPIRKGEAYINLMEDDLVVLLEKIQETKLKVGKDIGIISYNETPWKRFILNGITTISTDFKKMGEMAAQAVLSNERKHEEVPFSLTLRDSL